From the genome of Nicotiana sylvestris chromosome 2, ASM39365v2, whole genome shotgun sequence, one region includes:
- the LOC104211649 gene encoding F-box/kelch-repeat protein SKIP30-like produces the protein MTALIEGLPNAVALRCIARVPFHLHPKLELVSHSWRAAIRSAELFKARKEVNSSEEFLCVFAFEPENLSQLYDPMHDRWITLPILPSNISHLARFSVVSTAGKLFVLGGGSDAVDPLTGDQDGIFATDEVWSYDPVTRVWSRRASMIFPRAMFACCVLEGKIIVAGGFTNYRKSICNAEIYDPEKDVWVQLPDLHHTHNSACSGVVVGGKVHVLHKGLSTIQVLENVKQGWTVHEYSWLQGPMTVVREKLYVMSSWFIYKQEKEVREMVVSASEFRRRIGFAMIGLGDDIYIVGGVNGPEHWNCNIKVLSDVDVLTLGNERLVWRKLAPMTRCRGTILACTQLRI, from the coding sequence ATGACTGCACTCATTGAAGGTCTTCCCAATGCTGTTGCCCTTAGGTGCATTGCACGGGTTCCGTTCCACCTTCATCCAAAGTTAGAGCTTGTTTCCCATTCCTGGAGAGCTGCCATTCGAAGTGCCGAACTATTTAAAGCGAGAAAGGAGGTCAACTCGTCTGAAGAGTTTTTATGTGTATTCGCATTTGAACCTGAAAACTTATCGCAGCTTTATGATCCTATGCATGACCGTTGGATTACTCTCCCTATTCTCCCCTCAAACATCAGTCATCTTGCTCGCTTCAGTGTCGTTTCTACTGCTGGAAAGCTGTTTGTTTTAGGCGGTGGCAGTGATGCTGTGGATCCATTAACAGGTGACCAAGATGGGATTTTCGCGACTGATGAGGTCTGGTCATATGACCCTGTAACCCGTGTGTGGAGTCGGCGTGCGTCTATGATTTTCCCTCGTGCCATGTTTGCTTGTTGCGTGTTGGAGGGGAAGATAATTGTTGCAGGGGGTTTTACTAACTACAGGAAATCAATATGTAACGCGGAAATCTATGATCCAGAAAAGGATGTCTGGGTTCAATTACCCGATCTCCATCACACGCACAATTCCGCATGCTCAGGAGTGGTTGTTGGCGGTAAAGTTCATGTCTTGCATAAAGGTTTATCGACTATTCAGGTTTTGGAAAATGTCAAGCAAGGTTGGACCGTTCACGAGTATTCTTGGCTCCAGGGTCCAATGACTGTCGTTAGGGAAAAGCTTTATGTAATGAGCAGTTGGTTCATTTACAAGCAGGAAAAAGAAGTAAGAGAGATGGTAGTTTCAGCATCTGAGTTTCGTAGAAGAATTGGGTTTGCTATGATAGGGCTTGGAGATGATATTTATATAGTTGGAGGGGTTAATGGACCGGAGCATTGGAATTGTAACATCAAAGTGTTGTCTGATGTTGATGTATTGACGCTTGGAAATGAGAGGTTGGTGTGGCGTAAGCTTGCTCCAATGACAAGGTGCAGAGGGACAATTCTTGCCTGCACACAGCTGAGAATTTAG